The following proteins come from a genomic window of Maribacter sp. HTCC2170:
- a CDS encoding acyl-CoA thioesterase: MFQKEFEVRWSDVDANRHLANSAYINFMSHTRMAYLMQLGFDHKVMAVNKIGPVVFYEHMYYFKEVFPGKPVKVSLEVAGLSEDGCFFEFHHNFYDSKGRNVAHCEMMGAWMSLETRQLTPLSGELLGRFSSENKTEDFRVLTKEDTRKFAKRPKDL, encoded by the coding sequence ATGTTTCAAAAAGAGTTCGAAGTTCGTTGGAGTGATGTTGATGCTAACCGACATTTGGCCAATTCGGCATATATAAATTTTATGAGCCACACGCGCATGGCCTATTTAATGCAATTGGGCTTTGACCATAAGGTCATGGCGGTAAACAAAATAGGACCAGTGGTCTTCTATGAGCATATGTATTATTTCAAGGAAGTGTTTCCTGGCAAGCCGGTCAAGGTTTCTTTGGAAGTCGCTGGTTTGAGCGAAGATGGCTGTTTCTTTGAATTTCACCATAATTTTTATGACAGTAAGGGTAGAAATGTGGCCCATTGCGAAATGATGGGTGCTTGGATGAGTCTCGAGACCAGACAGCTCACACCCCTATCCGGTGAATTATTGGGGCGTTTTTCCAGTGAGAATAAGACGGAGGACTTTCGTGTTTTGACCAAAGAGGACACGCGTAAATTCGCGAAGCGACCTAAGGATTTGTAG
- a CDS encoding c-type cytochrome, translating to MKKVLAVLAIGGLLMSCGEKKEEKKEGFEMNRAKKEVKVETTSNEVPVDMDNKGVGPITSVEFGAEIDAELAAKGEETYSGICVACHTAEQRLIGPALKGVYDRRSPEWVMNMILNPDRMIKEDPIAKALLKEYNNAIMLNQNLSEEEARAVAEYLRTF from the coding sequence ATGAAAAAAGTATTAGCCGTTTTGGCCATTGGAGGATTACTAATGAGCTGTGGTGAAAAAAAGGAAGAAAAGAAAGAGGGTTTTGAAATGAACCGTGCAAAAAAAGAGGTGAAAGTCGAAACTACTTCAAATGAAGTCCCTGTTGATATGGACAATAAAGGTGTTGGCCCAATAACTTCGGTAGAATTTGGTGCTGAAATTGATGCTGAACTGGCTGCCAAAGGTGAAGAAACCTATAGTGGTATCTGTGTTGCTTGCCATACTGCCGAACAACGTTTAATTGGCCCTGCATTAAAAGGTGTTTACGACCGTAGGAGTCCGGAGTGGGTCATGAACATGATTTTAAATCCAGACCGAATGATCAAGGAAGATCCTATTGCAAAGGCTTTATTGAAAGAATACAATAATGCCATTATGCTCAACCAAAATTTGAGCGAAGAAGAAGCTAGAGCTGTTGCAGAGTATCTACGTACGTTTTAG
- a CDS encoding YheT family hydrolase: MPIVPSNYNPSFLFKNGHFSTMYSGLVRKVDGVVQERERINLADGDFLDLDWSHSQKPTNKLTILLHGLEGNGQRPYITGSAKQCNLNGMDVCAVNFRTCSGEMNKLYRSYHSGATEDLEAVVQHILSLDKYTQVYIKGFSLGGNMVLKYLGERNTHPKEIKGVVAVSVPCSLHSSLIQLLKPKNFLYSQRFKDHLKAKMRGKQKLFPSKISDVDITNVRTLKDFDDIYTSRAHGFKDAMDYYEKCSSLQFLPNIKTPTLIINALNDSFLGDACYPFKEAEMNKSLYLEVPKSGGHVGFYEKQNITYTEKRVIKFFNEV; the protein is encoded by the coding sequence ATGCCAATAGTCCCGTCTAATTACAATCCATCCTTTCTATTTAAAAATGGGCATTTTTCTACCATGTATTCTGGCTTGGTACGAAAGGTTGATGGCGTAGTCCAAGAACGAGAACGCATCAACTTGGCAGATGGTGATTTTCTTGATTTGGATTGGAGCCATTCCCAAAAACCAACGAATAAATTAACCATCCTCTTACATGGCTTGGAAGGAAACGGCCAGAGACCTTACATCACAGGAAGTGCCAAACAATGTAATCTTAACGGAATGGATGTTTGTGCCGTGAATTTTAGAACCTGCAGTGGTGAAATGAACAAATTATATCGTTCATACCATTCAGGAGCTACCGAAGATTTAGAAGCTGTGGTTCAACACATCTTAAGTCTGGACAAATACACTCAGGTATACATAAAAGGCTTTAGTCTGGGAGGCAATATGGTCTTAAAATACCTTGGTGAGCGTAATACCCATCCCAAAGAAATTAAAGGCGTTGTAGCGGTCTCCGTTCCTTGTAGTTTACACAGTTCACTTATCCAATTATTAAAACCCAAGAATTTCCTGTATTCCCAACGCTTTAAAGATCATCTGAAAGCAAAAATGAGGGGTAAGCAAAAGTTGTTTCCTTCTAAAATATCCGATGTTGATATTACCAATGTAAGAACATTGAAAGATTTTGATGATATCTATACCAGTAGGGCCCATGGTTTTAAAGATGCGATGGATTATTACGAAAAATGCAGCTCACTCCAATTTTTACCGAACATAAAGACTCCTACTTTGATCATCAATGCCTTAAATGATTCGTTCCTAGGCGATGCATGTTATCCTTTTAAAGAGGCGGAAATGAATAAATCGCTCTATCTAGAAGTACCCAAATCAGGTGGGCATGTAGGTTTCTATGAGAAGCAAAATATAACGTACACCGAGAAAAGAGTGATAAAGTTCTTTAATGAAGTGTAA
- a CDS encoding GIY-YIG nuclease family protein, producing the protein MNTEGYHVYHVYIITNSTKSVLYTGVTNYLAKRLQQHNENITLKRTSFASKYKCRHLLYYEKFTWIQEAIAREKEIKGWRRQKKMDLIKTINPDLNFLEYLFPFQHQ; encoded by the coding sequence ATGAATACAGAGGGATATCATGTTTACCATGTTTATATAATCACCAATTCAACAAAATCTGTTTTGTATACGGGAGTAACCAATTATTTGGCAAAAAGACTTCAGCAACACAATGAGAATATTACATTGAAAAGAACATCTTTTGCTTCAAAGTATAAATGTAGACATCTGCTCTACTATGAAAAATTCACATGGATTCAAGAGGCAATTGCAAGGGAGAAAGAAATAAAAGGGTGGCGAAGACAAAAGAAAATGGATTTAATAAAAACGATAAATCCAGATTTGAACTTTTTGGAGTATTTATTTCCTTTCCAACATCAATAG
- a CDS encoding NAD(P)H-dependent flavin oxidoreductase, with translation MSTKAPFINDLSLPAIAAPMFLISGPKLVIECCKNGIVGTFPALNQRSSEGFEEWLIEIKTALADFEKETGKKAAPFGVNLIVHQTNPRLQADIKLCVKHKVPLIITSLGAVTEVVDAIHSYGGLVFHDVIKKRHAKKAAGAGVDGLILVSAGAGGHAGTINPMTLVAEIKKFFDKTIILSGCISNGRDIASALQMGADMAYMGTRFINVEESKANDDYKKMIIESGASDVVYTASISGVHANFLGASLKAAGITEEDLKKDTKIDFGKEMDTEARAWKTIWSAGQGVATIENVVPVSELVDNLKTEFKSAIEKQIKVLDTFPK, from the coding sequence ATGAGCACCAAAGCACCCTTCATCAATGACCTTTCTTTGCCAGCTATAGCCGCCCCTATGTTTCTTATCTCGGGACCTAAATTGGTGATTGAATGTTGTAAAAACGGTATCGTTGGCACCTTTCCTGCGCTGAACCAACGTTCTAGTGAAGGTTTTGAAGAATGGTTGATTGAGATTAAAACAGCCTTGGCCGATTTTGAAAAAGAAACAGGTAAAAAGGCCGCTCCTTTTGGGGTGAACCTCATTGTGCATCAAACAAATCCACGATTGCAGGCCGATATTAAGCTTTGTGTAAAACATAAAGTGCCTTTGATTATTACATCGCTCGGTGCGGTTACAGAAGTTGTAGATGCCATTCATAGTTATGGCGGACTCGTTTTTCACGATGTGATCAAGAAACGGCATGCTAAAAAAGCGGCCGGAGCTGGAGTAGACGGACTCATTCTCGTTTCTGCAGGAGCGGGTGGTCATGCAGGTACCATTAACCCAATGACCTTAGTTGCCGAGATTAAAAAATTCTTTGACAAGACCATCATTCTTTCAGGTTGTATAAGCAATGGGCGCGATATTGCCTCTGCCTTACAAATGGGTGCAGATATGGCCTATATGGGCACACGCTTCATCAATGTTGAGGAGAGTAAGGCCAACGATGATTATAAAAAGATGATCATTGAATCTGGTGCTAGCGATGTTGTTTATACTGCTTCTATTTCAGGGGTTCATGCCAACTTCCTTGGAGCTAGTTTAAAAGCCGCGGGGATTACAGAGGAAGATTTGAAAAAAGACACCAAAATCGATTTTGGAAAAGAAATGGATACTGAAGCCAGAGCTTGGAAAACCATTTGGTCTGCTGGTCAAGGTGTGGCAACAATCGAAAATGTAGTGCCGGTTTCGGAATTGGTGGATAATCTAAAAACGGAATTCAAATCAGCAATTGAAAAACAAATAAAAGTACTCGATACCTTTCCTAAGTAG
- a CDS encoding DMT family transporter, which produces MNKRTLAILAALGATTIYGLNHTIAKGVMPNYVGAFAFVMLRVIGATALFWIISLFGPKEKIDKKDYLRILICAFFGMGVNMLVFFKGLSLSTPINSAVLITTTPIIVLILSALLIKEKITQRKVFGIFIGLLGALGLILFGAEIRQDAPNIGLGNFLILMNSVFYGTYLILAKILISKYHPFTFMKWLFLLGIFICLPFGYQEMTEIDWVNLPFDMIWRIAFVIIGTTFCTYLFNIYALTHLKASTLSTFMYVQPLLGILFAIAVGKDSLTTIKVLAAAMVMFGVYLSSKKTKV; this is translated from the coding sequence TTGAACAAACGAACCCTTGCTATTTTAGCCGCTTTGGGGGCAACGACCATTTATGGTCTTAACCATACCATTGCCAAAGGTGTAATGCCCAATTATGTTGGTGCATTCGCATTTGTAATGCTTCGGGTTATTGGTGCAACAGCACTTTTTTGGATTATTTCACTTTTTGGTCCCAAAGAAAAAATAGACAAAAAGGACTATTTGCGCATACTCATCTGTGCCTTCTTTGGAATGGGTGTGAATATGCTCGTGTTCTTTAAAGGTTTGTCTCTCTCTACACCTATAAACAGTGCCGTTTTAATTACAACAACACCTATAATTGTTTTGATTCTTTCAGCACTCCTGATCAAGGAAAAAATTACCCAAAGAAAAGTCTTTGGCATATTCATTGGTCTGCTTGGAGCTTTGGGCCTGATTTTGTTCGGAGCGGAAATTCGCCAGGATGCACCTAATATTGGATTGGGTAATTTTTTGATTTTAATGAATTCGGTCTTTTATGGCACGTATTTGATACTGGCTAAAATCCTAATCTCAAAATACCACCCGTTCACTTTTATGAAATGGTTATTCCTGTTGGGTATTTTTATCTGCCTGCCTTTTGGCTATCAAGAAATGACCGAAATTGATTGGGTTAACCTCCCTTTTGACATGATCTGGCGTATTGCCTTTGTGATCATAGGTACGACTTTCTGTACCTATCTCTTCAATATATATGCATTGACGCACCTTAAAGCCTCTACCCTTAGTACTTTTATGTACGTGCAACCTTTATTGGGAATTCTCTTTGCAATAGCCGTGGGTAAAGATTCATTGACCACTATTAAAGTATTGGCCGCCGCAATGGTTATGTTCGGGGTATACCTTTCGAGTAAAAAAACCAAGGTTTAA
- a CDS encoding SulP family inorganic anion transporter has protein sequence MKKYLNIFDFKQKVDYKTEILSGLTVALALVPEAIAFALIPGFSPLTGLYAAFVLALITSIFGGRPGMISGATGAVAVIFVGLILELKNTFPGIEPETILHYVFATVIVAGLLQMAAGFLRLGKFIRLVPHPVMFGFVNGLAIIIFMAQFPNFYQKGTDELLTGASFYTMLGLTLLTMLIIWGFPKLTKAIPSSLLAIVVVSAIVIGFGVDTLTVADTMKEGQTIQGGFPPLSIPEIPFTWQSLKIIFPFSVIVAVVGLTESLLTLNIIDEITDTRGRGNKECVAQGTANILSGFLSGMGGCAMIGQSLINTSSGARARLSGITAAVMLLVFIMFGSSLIERLPMAALVGLMFMVAIGTFEWASFKTFRKMPNSDVIVMVLVTLITAITHNLAIAVLFGVIISALAYSWENAKRIRARKYIDDDGVKHYEIFGPLFFGSTTLFTEKFDIQNDPEEVIIDFQESRVADMSGIEALNKLTERYAKAGKKVHLKHLSKDCIRLLSNANDIIDVNVLEDPTYKVVVDKF, from the coding sequence ATGAAGAAGTATTTGAATATTTTCGATTTTAAACAGAAGGTTGACTATAAGACTGAGATTCTATCAGGGCTTACAGTGGCTTTGGCGTTGGTGCCAGAAGCAATTGCATTTGCTTTGATACCTGGGTTTTCACCTTTGACAGGATTGTATGCCGCTTTTGTTTTGGCATTGATCACCTCCATATTTGGCGGTAGACCAGGAATGATCTCTGGTGCTACAGGTGCAGTTGCCGTTATTTTTGTGGGATTGATTCTTGAACTCAAAAACACTTTCCCAGGTATAGAACCCGAAACTATTTTACATTATGTATTTGCAACCGTAATCGTTGCCGGCCTCCTTCAAATGGCTGCTGGTTTTCTTCGATTGGGGAAATTTATACGCTTGGTACCACATCCTGTAATGTTCGGTTTTGTAAACGGATTGGCCATCATAATTTTTATGGCACAGTTCCCTAATTTCTATCAAAAAGGAACAGATGAATTGTTGACTGGCGCTTCATTTTATACCATGTTGGGACTTACCCTTTTAACCATGTTGATCATATGGGGTTTTCCAAAATTGACAAAGGCGATTCCGTCTTCATTATTGGCGATTGTGGTTGTTTCAGCAATTGTTATTGGTTTTGGAGTAGATACACTGACAGTGGCAGATACGATGAAAGAGGGGCAGACTATTCAAGGTGGTTTTCCACCGCTTTCAATACCTGAAATACCTTTTACTTGGCAGTCCTTAAAAATAATTTTTCCGTTCTCAGTGATTGTTGCAGTAGTGGGATTAACTGAAAGTTTATTGACCTTGAATATCATTGACGAAATTACTGATACCCGTGGTAGGGGCAACAAAGAATGTGTGGCACAGGGTACAGCGAACATCCTTTCAGGATTCTTATCTGGAATGGGAGGTTGTGCAATGATCGGTCAAAGTTTGATCAATACTTCTTCAGGTGCTCGTGCAAGATTATCTGGAATAACTGCGGCTGTTATGCTTTTGGTGTTCATCATGTTCGGGTCAAGTTTAATTGAGCGTTTGCCAATGGCCGCTTTGGTAGGGTTGATGTTTATGGTAGCGATTGGCACTTTTGAATGGGCGAGTTTTAAAACGTTTAGAAAAATGCCTAATTCAGACGTAATCGTAATGGTATTGGTAACCTTGATCACGGCTATTACTCATAACCTGGCTATTGCTGTATTGTTTGGAGTTATTATCTCTGCTTTGGCGTATTCATGGGAAAATGCAAAACGTATTCGAGCAAGAAAATATATTGATGATGACGGAGTTAAGCATTACGAGATATTTGGCCCTTTGTTCTTTGGATCAACAACCTTGTTCACTGAAAAGTTCGATATACAAAATGACCCAGAGGAAGTGATTATTGATTTTCAGGAAAGTCGTGTTGCCGATATGTCCGGGATTGAAGCCTTGAACAAACTTACCGAGCGTTATGCCAAAGCTGGCAAGAAAGTACATCTAAAGCATTTAAGTAAAGATTGTATTCGTCTTTTATCAAACGCCAATGATATCATTGATGTAAATGTATTGGAAGATCCAACCTACAAAGTTGTGGTAGATAAGTTTTAA
- a CDS encoding bestrophin family protein codes for MYIKRNISWNIILRYGWKNLIFFTLWAAIIFILYYFFDWKFLDIPFEPLTVIGIAVSFYVGFKNSQSYDRFWEGRKIWGGIVNYSRTWANNVISLVEDDEESKKTMIYRHLAWINALRVQLRQPSSFSMRENSTMRRIFDRHGERNPVCAGLDNFISSEEDADLENRKNVATHLIKNQGLHIKQLLKDGSITEFDKQIFHSNLEEMYNLQGRCERIKNTPFPRQYSYVSTIFTWIFVLLLPFGLLSVFESEFNELREFIHQELFLTLMIPFSVLISWIFITMEKVGSNSEDPFEGRMNDVPMTALCRTIEIDLKDMLNEDNLPEKVQPKDNVLY; via the coding sequence ATGTATATAAAAAGAAACATCAGTTGGAACATCATATTAAGGTATGGTTGGAAGAACCTCATTTTTTTTACCCTTTGGGCGGCCATTATTTTCATTCTCTATTATTTTTTTGATTGGAAATTCCTTGACATTCCGTTTGAACCTCTGACCGTAATCGGTATTGCCGTTTCATTCTATGTAGGTTTTAAAAACTCCCAAAGTTATGATCGTTTCTGGGAGGGTAGAAAAATATGGGGAGGCATTGTAAACTATTCCAGAACATGGGCGAACAATGTAATTTCTCTTGTTGAAGATGATGAAGAATCTAAAAAAACAATGATTTATAGGCACTTGGCATGGATCAATGCCTTACGGGTTCAGCTTCGTCAACCCAGTAGTTTTTCTATGCGGGAGAATAGTACCATGAGAAGAATATTTGACCGTCATGGGGAAAGAAATCCAGTATGCGCGGGGCTCGACAATTTTATAAGCTCTGAAGAGGATGCCGACCTTGAGAACCGAAAAAATGTAGCTACTCATTTGATAAAAAACCAAGGATTACATATAAAACAACTATTGAAGGATGGCAGTATAACCGAATTTGATAAACAGATATTCCATAGCAATCTTGAAGAAATGTATAATTTACAGGGACGGTGTGAGCGAATTAAAAACACTCCATTCCCCAGACAATATTCATATGTAAGTACAATTTTTACTTGGATATTTGTTCTCCTTCTTCCGTTTGGTCTTCTTTCCGTTTTTGAGTCCGAGTTCAATGAATTACGTGAATTCATTCATCAAGAATTGTTCTTAACACTTATGATTCCTTTTTCTGTGCTTATTTCATGGATTTTCATAACTATGGAAAAAGTGGGCAGTAACAGTGAAGATCCTTTTGAGGGTCGTATGAACGATGTGCCTATGACCGCTCTTTGTCGCACGATAGAAATTGATCTGAAAGATATGCTGAATGAAGACAATCTGCCGGAGAAAGTACAACCCAAAGATAATGTGCTCTACTAA
- the chrA gene encoding chromate efflux transporter — translation MPSKNNLTEIAKLFFKLGCISFGGPAAHVAMMEDEVVTKRKWMTQAHFLDLIGATNLIPGPNSTEMTMHCGYERGGWKGLFIAGFCFIFPAVVITAIFAWLYQTYSQLPEVEPFIYGIKPAVISIILMASYRLGKKAIKSNELIILGIITLAACLLGVNEIIALFGCGLLGLLLYFIKKNSNTLNSFLPLLLLQLSDPLQLGSLKIFLTFLKVGAILYGSGYVLFAFLDSELVANGWLTRQALIDAVAVGQMTPGPVLSTATFIGWQMNGAAGALAATLGIFLPSFLFVLILNPLIPKMRKSPLIGALLDAVNVAAVALILAVCVQMGMDTLTDWRTITIAIASLLTVFYFKKLNSAFIVLGGVLLGYVLSLV, via the coding sequence ATGCCCAGCAAAAACAATCTAACAGAAATCGCCAAACTCTTCTTTAAGTTGGGCTGTATTTCTTTTGGTGGGCCTGCAGCCCATGTGGCCATGATGGAGGACGAAGTGGTCACTAAAAGAAAATGGATGACCCAAGCCCATTTTTTGGATTTAATTGGTGCCACCAACCTAATTCCAGGACCCAACTCGACCGAAATGACCATGCATTGCGGTTATGAACGAGGTGGTTGGAAAGGGCTTTTTATCGCAGGGTTCTGTTTTATATTTCCCGCTGTAGTAATTACGGCAATCTTTGCATGGTTGTATCAAACATACAGTCAATTACCCGAAGTAGAGCCATTTATTTATGGTATTAAACCGGCAGTGATTTCCATTATTCTAATGGCCTCTTATCGGTTGGGTAAAAAAGCCATCAAAAGCAATGAACTAATCATTTTGGGAATTATTACTTTGGCCGCCTGTCTTTTGGGAGTTAATGAGATTATTGCTCTCTTTGGATGTGGCCTTTTAGGTTTGCTCCTCTATTTCATTAAAAAAAACAGTAACACGCTTAACAGTTTCTTGCCTCTTTTACTTTTACAACTCAGTGACCCATTGCAATTAGGTTCACTTAAAATATTCTTGACTTTTTTAAAAGTAGGTGCCATTCTGTACGGAAGCGGTTATGTGCTTTTTGCCTTTCTAGATTCAGAATTGGTCGCCAACGGTTGGCTCACCCGGCAAGCTTTGATAGATGCTGTTGCAGTGGGCCAAATGACTCCCGGACCTGTGTTGTCTACCGCTACTTTTATAGGATGGCAAATGAATGGTGCCGCTGGTGCTTTGGCAGCTACTTTGGGTATATTTCTTCCTTCGTTTTTGTTTGTGTTGATATTGAATCCGTTGATTCCCAAAATGCGTAAGTCACCGCTTATTGGTGCATTATTGGATGCTGTAAACGTTGCTGCTGTTGCATTGATCCTTGCCGTTTGTGTACAAATGGGAATGGACACTTTGACCGATTGGCGCACCATCACCATTGCAATTGCCAGTTTACTTACTGTCTTCTATTTTAAAAAACTGAATAGTGCCTTTATTGTTTTAGGAGGGGTGCTCCTAGGGTATGTATTAAGTTTAGTTTGA